A window of the Pungitius pungitius chromosome 3, fPunPun2.1, whole genome shotgun sequence genome harbors these coding sequences:
- the pou3f3b gene encoding POU domain, class 3, transcription factor 3-B, with translation MATAASNPYLPSNSILSSGSIVHSDSGGGGMQPGSAAVTSGSGVYRGDPSVKMVQSDFMQGAMAASNGGHMLSHAHQWVTSLPHAAAAAAAAAVAAAEAGSPWSSSPVGMTGSPQQQDVKNSGRDDLHTGTALHHRPPHLAPHQTHAGGWGSSAAAHINSISGAQQQQQQQQQQQSLIYSQPGGFTVNGMLSPGSQSLVHPGLVRGDTPDLDHGSHHHHHHHQHQHHQHHGGINSHDPHSDDDTPTSDDLEQFAKQFKQRRIKLGFTQADVGLALGTLYGNVFSQTTICRFEALQLSFKNMCKLKPLLNKWLEEADSTTGSPTSIDKIAAQGRKRKKRTSIEVSVKGALESHFLKCPKPSAQEITGLADNLQLEKEVVRVWFCNRRQKEKRMTPPGVAQTPEDVYSQVGNGHFLVDYLKDASEASDQRVTTTSSFHQKQRSRHFVYLEMGLKRLSPSSPSLTITRRGEVHHYEPE, from the exons ATGGCCACCGCGGCTTCCAATCCTTATCTGCCCAGCAATAGCATCCTATCGTCCGGCTCCATCGTGCACTCTGACTCCGGAGGCGGTGGGATGCAGCCGGGCAGCGCCGCGGTCACCTCGGGCTCCGGGGTGTACAGGGGGGACCCCTCGGTCAAGATGGTGCAGAGTGACTTTATGCAAGGCGCGATGGCAGCGAGCAACGGGGGGCACATGCTGAGCCATGCCCACCAGTGGGTGACGTCCCTCCCGCACGCCGCAGCGGCCGCGGCAGCAGCCGCCGTGGCCGCGGCTGAAGCCGGGTCGCCGTGGTCGTCGAGTCCCGTCGGGATGACGGGCAGCCCCCAGCAGCAGGACGTGAAAAACTCGGGCAGAGACGATCTACACACGGGCACCGCTCTGCACCACAGGCCGCCTCACTTAGCCCCGCACCAGACTCACGCCGGGGGTTGGGGGAGCTCGGCTGCCGCGCACATTAACTCCATATCCggggcgcagcagcagcagcagcagcagcagcagcagcagtcgctGATCTACTCCCAGCCGGGGGGGTTCACCGTGAACGGGATGCTGAGTCCGGGGAGCCAGAGCCTGGTGCACCCGGGCTTGGTGAGGGGGGACACCCCGGATCTGGACCACGgcagccaccaccaccaccatcaccaccagcatcagcaccaccagcaccacggCGGCATCAACAGCCACGACCCGCACTCGGACGACGACACGCCGACCTCGGACGACCTGGAGCAGTTCGCCAAGCAGTTCAAGCAGCGGAGGATCAAGCTGGGCTTCACGCAGGCGGACGTCGGCCTGGCTTTGGGCACCCTGTACGGGAACGTTTTCTCTCAGACGACCATTTGCAGATTCGAGGCTCTGCAGCTCAGCTTCAAGAACATGTGCAAGCTCAAGCCTTTGTTAAACAAGTGGCTCGAAGAGGCCGACTCCACCACCGGCAGCCCCACCAGCATCGACAAGATCGCGGCGCAGGGGAGGAAGCGAAAGAAGCGCACCTCCATCGAAGTGAGCGTCAAGGGGGCTTTGGAGAGCCACTTCCTGAAATGCCCCAAACCCTCGGCCCAGGAGATCACCGGGCTGGCGGACAACttgcagctggagaaggaggtggtcAGAGTGTGGTTTTGCAATAGGAGACAGAAGGAAAAACGGATGACGCCCCCAGGAGTGGCTCAGACGCCGGAGGATGTGTACTCTCAGGTCGGCAAT gGGCATTTTTTAGTAGATTACTTAAAAGATGCAAGTGAAGCGAGCGACCAGAGGGTGACAACCACAAGTTCATTCCACCAG AAACAAAGGAGCAGGCATTTTGTATATTTAGAAATGGGACTGAAGCGcctttccccttcctctccgAGCCTCACAATAACAAGACGGGGAGAAGTGCACCACTATGAACCCGAGTGA